Proteins encoded in a region of the Streptomyces sp. NBC_00310 genome:
- a CDS encoding MerR family transcriptional regulator yields MLISELAELTGVSARALRHYEDRGLLVPARTTSGYRVYSESDVTRVAQIRAMLSAGLGTSLIQRYFDCVRTGAHGTFLEICPDLRAELDAVARRLDTEQAELREKRRRLSVLTAQD; encoded by the coding sequence GTGCTGATCAGCGAACTGGCAGAGTTGACGGGCGTGAGCGCACGAGCGCTGCGTCATTACGAGGACCGAGGACTCTTGGTACCCGCTCGCACCACCAGCGGGTACCGGGTCTACTCCGAGTCCGATGTCACCCGCGTGGCCCAGATCAGGGCGATGCTCTCCGCCGGGCTGGGAACCTCGCTCATCCAGCGGTACTTCGACTGCGTCCGCACGGGCGCTCACGGCACGTTCCTCGAGATATGCCCCGACCTGCGGGCAGAGCTGGACGCCGTGGCCCGACGCCTCGACACCGAACAGGCCGAACTCCGTGAGAAGCGGCGCCGGTTGAGCGTACTCACGGCACAGGACTGA
- a CDS encoding alpha/beta fold hydrolase: MTRPAHASSRGVRRITLDAAGLPLSALISEPPGGSARAVVVAVHGGGMNAGYFDCRAHPRQSLLTLGADLGYTVLAVDRPGYRHSAALLPQGQDLAEQAASLRAALHDFTSRHDTGAGLFLLAHSYGGKVALTAAADPGLPHLLGTDISGCGHLYAVEPHELPTVHDDGGRLRRSWGPLRLYPSGTFRASGSIVEPVPALERAELARWPLLFRDTAPRVRVPVRMTFAEHEAWWRHDDEALTDLAAHFTAAPRVSVDRQPEAGHNISLGWAARPYHLRALAFLEDCLTSRETTLTPPRAVRPLPPAVVS; the protein is encoded by the coding sequence ATGACCCGACCGGCCCACGCATCCTCGCGCGGGGTGCGCCGGATCACCCTCGACGCCGCGGGGCTACCGCTGTCGGCACTGATCAGCGAGCCGCCCGGCGGCTCCGCGCGCGCCGTCGTCGTCGCCGTGCACGGCGGCGGCATGAACGCGGGCTACTTCGACTGCCGGGCCCACCCCCGGCAGTCGCTGCTGACGCTGGGAGCGGACCTCGGCTACACCGTCCTGGCCGTGGACCGGCCGGGCTACCGGCACTCCGCCGCCCTGCTGCCCCAGGGCCAGGACCTGGCGGAGCAGGCCGCCTCGCTGCGCGCGGCTCTGCACGACTTCACCTCTCGCCACGACACCGGCGCGGGCCTGTTCCTGCTCGCCCACTCCTATGGCGGCAAGGTGGCACTCACCGCCGCCGCGGACCCTGGTCTGCCGCACCTGCTGGGGACGGACATCTCCGGCTGCGGCCACCTGTACGCCGTGGAGCCGCACGAACTGCCCACCGTCCACGACGACGGGGGCCGACTGCGCAGAAGCTGGGGGCCGCTGCGCCTCTACCCATCGGGCACCTTCAGGGCCAGCGGCTCGATCGTCGAGCCCGTGCCCGCCCTGGAACGGGCCGAGCTGGCCCGCTGGCCGCTGCTCTTCCGTGACACCGCGCCCCGCGTCCGCGTGCCCGTACGGATGACCTTCGCCGAACACGAGGCCTGGTGGCGCCATGACGACGAGGCCCTCACCGATCTGGCCGCACACTTCACGGCCGCCCCGCGCGTGAGCGTCGACCGTCAGCCGGAGGCCGGGCACAACATCAGTCTCGGCTGGGCCGCCCGCCCCTACCATCTGCGCGCCCTCGCCTTCCTCGAAGACTGCCTGACCTCCCGCGAAACCACCCTCACTCCACCGCGTGCCGTCCGCCCCCTGCCGCCCGCGGTGGTCTCCTGA
- a CDS encoding MFS transporter, with the protein MCSGQPSARCRSVTSGSSRSAPGAVTAAQFAPMLLLTLYGGRIADRYDRRRSLMVCNLVSGGCALALAVPDLGGAVRLWHVFLFALCLATVDAVEVPTRMSFAATARTASSVCATASSPRGPRSG; encoded by the coding sequence GTGTGCTCAGGACAGCCTTCCGCTCGCTGTCGGTCCGTAACGTCCGGCTCTTCGCGTTCGGCTCCGGGAGCGGTCACCGCCGCGCAGTTCGCTCCGATGCTGCTGCTCACGCTCTACGGCGGCCGGATCGCCGACCGGTACGACAGGCGCCGGTCGCTGATGGTGTGCAACCTCGTCTCCGGCGGCTGCGCGCTCGCGCTCGCCGTGCCGGACCTCGGCGGGGCGGTACGGCTGTGGCATGTGTTCCTGTTCGCCCTCTGCCTGGCCACGGTCGACGCGGTCGAGGTCCCCACCCGGATGTCGTTCGCGGCGACTGCTCGAACCGCGTCGTCCGTGTGCGCTACCGCGTCGTCTCCGCGCGGGCCTCGCTCGGGGTGA
- a CDS encoding helix-turn-helix domain-containing protein, giving the protein MSAPSVISRATTEHIAPAERIHYWEDYNRKALVGLSCTSYSEQGLLARQTNIELGALRLAEIAGNAHAIERSPQTVRSAPKDSVFATLLLKGEAAFLHENGCLAAAAGELFVYDTRRPYLFGFSSSMRQILVDVPRDMFAQACLGGGLPGPMLFGRGTAREGALVAALGSHLTGLTSSRGGPHDPADAVGAVLDLLRQLTGERTGGSPGSDAYRSQLMVAENYIDRHLHDPGLGAAQVAGVMGISVRHLGRIFASTGRSPARHITERRLVRAHQELTGPGAPSARIADVAHRWGFSSQAHFARLFRSRFGLTPSEARAETTR; this is encoded by the coding sequence GTGTCCGCCCCCTCCGTGATCTCCCGGGCCACCACCGAGCACATCGCACCCGCCGAGCGCATCCACTACTGGGAGGACTACAACCGCAAGGCTCTGGTGGGCCTGTCCTGCACCTCCTACTCCGAGCAGGGTCTGCTGGCCAGGCAGACCAACATCGAGCTGGGCGCACTGCGTCTCGCCGAGATCGCCGGCAACGCCCACGCCATCGAACGCAGCCCGCAGACCGTCAGGTCGGCGCCCAAGGACTCGGTGTTCGCGACACTCCTGCTCAAGGGAGAGGCGGCGTTCCTGCACGAGAACGGCTGCCTCGCGGCCGCCGCGGGCGAACTGTTCGTCTACGACACGCGAAGGCCGTATCTCTTCGGTTTCTCCTCGTCGATGCGCCAGATCCTGGTGGACGTGCCGCGTGACATGTTCGCGCAAGCGTGCCTGGGAGGCGGGCTGCCCGGGCCGATGCTGTTCGGGCGGGGCACGGCACGGGAGGGCGCGCTCGTGGCCGCGCTGGGTTCCCACCTCACGGGGCTGACCTCGTCGCGTGGCGGGCCGCACGACCCCGCCGACGCCGTGGGGGCCGTACTCGACCTGCTCAGGCAGCTCACCGGGGAGCGTACGGGAGGAAGTCCGGGGTCCGACGCCTACCGGTCGCAGCTCATGGTGGCCGAGAACTACATCGACCGGCACCTGCACGACCCCGGTCTCGGAGCCGCGCAGGTGGCCGGCGTCATGGGCATCTCGGTACGGCACCTGGGGCGGATCTTCGCATCGACCGGCAGGTCTCCGGCACGGCACATCACGGAACGTCGCCTGGTCAGGGCGCATCAGGAACTCACCGGGCCCGGAGCGCCGTCGGCCAGGATCGCCGATGTCGCGCACCGGTGGGGGTTCTCCAGCCAGGCCCACTTCGCCCGTCTCTTCCGCTCCAGGTTCGGCCTCACCCCGAGCGAGGCCCGCGCGGAGACGACGCGGTAG
- a CDS encoding SDR family NAD(P)-dependent oxidoreductase, with protein MSGEFAGRRAFVTGGTSGIGAATAVLLAELGAEVTALGLAPADPGDLPDHARVRVVEHDVLDRAGLTGLLSAHQPLDALVNCAGVSHDREEYDLARWQRVIEINLTATMAACQAARPALAENGGTIVNVSSMFAFSGSRDRPAYSASKGGVSQLTKSLAAEYAADGIRVNAVAPGFVVTPLARGVLDDPEATARVLARIPAGRLGQPHEVASVVAFLCSPAASYVTGAVVPVDGGYLAV; from the coding sequence GTGAGCGGCGAGTTCGCGGGGCGGCGGGCGTTCGTGACCGGTGGCACCTCGGGGATCGGCGCGGCCACGGCCGTCCTCCTCGCCGAGCTGGGCGCCGAGGTGACCGCGCTCGGCCTGGCACCGGCCGACCCCGGCGACCTGCCCGACCACGCCCGCGTCCGCGTCGTGGAGCACGACGTGCTCGACCGCGCCGGGCTGACCGGTCTGCTGTCCGCGCACCAGCCGCTGGACGCCCTGGTGAACTGCGCGGGCGTCAGCCACGACCGCGAGGAGTACGACCTCGCCCGCTGGCAGCGGGTCATCGAGATCAACCTCACCGCCACCATGGCCGCCTGCCAGGCCGCCCGCCCGGCCCTGGCCGAGAACGGCGGCACCATCGTGAACGTCTCGTCCATGTTCGCCTTCTCCGGCAGCAGGGACCGGCCCGCCTACAGCGCGAGCAAGGGCGGCGTGTCCCAGCTCACGAAGTCGCTGGCCGCCGAGTACGCCGCCGACGGCATCAGGGTCAACGCCGTCGCGCCCGGCTTCGTGGTCACCCCGCTGGCGCGGGGGGTGCTCGACGACCCCGAGGCCACGGCCCGGGTACTGGCCCGTATCCCGGCCGGGCGCCTCGGGCAGCCGCACGAGGTCGCCTCGGTGGTGGCGTTCCTGTGCTCCCCGGCGGCCTCGTACGTCACCGGCGCGGTCGTCCCGGTGGACGGAGGCTATCTGGCCGTGTGA
- a CDS encoding alcohol dehydrogenase catalytic domain-containing protein: protein MRAAVWYGAKDIRVENVPMTPPGPGEVTIEVAYCGICGSDLHEYADGPHAVPVGDPHPESGVAAPLILGHEFCGTVTRVGGGVTAVAPGDRVAVEPHYRCGSCPRCLAGEYNICRHFGFAGLMGHGGLAEHATVPAYMLHVLPERVSLEQAAVFEPAAVALHAVRRAGIRPGETVAVLGLGPIGLLVTQFAARYGAGRVVAADRSAARRVAALRRGAAETGADLTDVVGGEGADVVFEAVGSEDTLRACLAATRRGGRVMFLGLAGTVRLDAFALVNHEQTIMTSVGYRDVYPELIRMVAEDGVDLAGIVTSTISLEHVVRDGFEALLRGEEQVKVLVRPRERRP, encoded by the coding sequence ATGAGGGCAGCGGTCTGGTACGGGGCCAAGGACATCCGCGTCGAGAACGTGCCCATGACGCCGCCCGGGCCCGGCGAGGTGACGATCGAGGTCGCCTACTGCGGGATCTGCGGCAGTGACCTGCACGAGTACGCCGACGGCCCGCACGCCGTTCCCGTGGGCGACCCGCATCCGGAGTCCGGCGTGGCCGCCCCGCTCATCCTGGGGCACGAGTTCTGCGGCACCGTCACCCGGGTGGGCGGCGGTGTCACCGCTGTCGCCCCGGGCGACCGGGTGGCGGTGGAGCCGCACTACCGGTGCGGCAGCTGCCCGCGGTGCCTCGCGGGGGAATACAACATCTGCCGGCATTTCGGGTTCGCGGGTCTGATGGGGCACGGCGGGCTGGCCGAGCACGCCACCGTGCCCGCGTACATGCTGCACGTACTGCCCGAGCGGGTCTCCCTGGAGCAGGCGGCGGTGTTCGAGCCGGCCGCCGTCGCCCTGCACGCGGTGCGGCGGGCCGGGATCCGCCCCGGCGAGACCGTCGCCGTCCTGGGTCTGGGCCCGATCGGGCTGCTCGTGACCCAGTTCGCGGCCCGGTACGGCGCCGGGCGCGTCGTGGCCGCCGACCGGTCCGCGGCCCGCCGCGTGGCGGCGCTGCGCCGGGGAGCCGCCGAGACCGGGGCGGACCTCACGGACGTGGTCGGTGGCGAGGGAGCGGATGTCGTGTTCGAGGCGGTCGGCTCGGAGGACACCCTGCGTGCCTGTCTGGCCGCCACCCGGCGGGGCGGGCGGGTGATGTTCCTCGGCCTGGCCGGCACGGTCCGCCTGGACGCCTTCGCCCTGGTGAACCACGAGCAGACGATCATGACCAGCGTGGGATATCGCGACGTCTATCCCGAGCTGATCCGCATGGTGGCGGAGGACGGCGTGGACCTGGCGGGGATCGTCACGTCCACCATTTCTCTGGAGCACGTCGTACGTGACGGATTCGAGGCGCTGCTGCGCGGCGAGGAGCAGGTGAAAGTGCTGGTACGACCAAGGGAGCGGCGTCCGTGA
- a CDS encoding 2,4'-dihydroxyacetophenone dioxygenase family protein, translating to MPDTPTGEFWKDLRPIENSLRPDALPEVYLSKVATDDDRYYVPFTETVGSRPLWINVKDNSWADILRAKEAGLVNRHYHPHEVFAYTISGKWGYLERPWTATAGDFVYEAPGEGHTLVAYDSDEPMKAFFIVKGPLVWLDENGEPDGFFDVHDYIKMCREHYEKVGIGADYVNSLFR from the coding sequence ATGCCCGACACGCCCACCGGAGAGTTCTGGAAGGACCTCAGGCCGATCGAGAACTCCTTGCGCCCCGATGCCCTCCCCGAGGTCTACCTGTCCAAGGTGGCCACGGACGACGACCGCTACTACGTGCCGTTCACCGAGACCGTCGGCTCCCGCCCCCTGTGGATCAACGTCAAGGACAACAGCTGGGCCGACATCCTGCGGGCCAAGGAGGCGGGGCTGGTCAACCGGCACTACCACCCGCACGAGGTGTTCGCGTACACGATCTCCGGCAAGTGGGGCTATCTGGAGCGGCCCTGGACGGCTACTGCGGGCGACTTCGTCTACGAGGCGCCGGGCGAGGGCCACACGCTGGTCGCCTATGACAGCGACGAGCCGATGAAGGCGTTCTTCATCGTCAAGGGCCCGCTCGTCTGGCTGGACGAGAACGGTGAGCCCGACGGCTTCTTCGACGTGCACGACTACATCAAGATGTGCCGCGAGCACTACGAGAAGGTCGGGATCGGCGCCGACTACGTCAACTCCCTGTTCCGCTGA
- a CDS encoding MMPL family transporter gives MAVLLHRLGLSAYRHRKLVLGIWLFVLAALITCVSVFSGKLDDRFAVPGTESQRALDSLSKTLPEASGASAQIVFTAPKGHQVTEARYAAAIARTVTEAEKAPQVGEVVDPRASGAVSADRTTAIVQIQYPVQNAQVRASSVDAIENAAEAAERDGLKTWVGGSVYSSKGVHVGPSEIIGVAVALLVLVITFGSMLAAGMALLPALIGVAVGLAGLLALTPAVGISSTAVTLALMLGLAVGIDYVLFILSRHRQQLARGTDPRESIALATGTAGSAVVFAGATVIIALAALSVIGIPFLTTMGLGAAGAVLIAVLAAITLVPAVAGFAGSRLTPRPGSRTARRTADTEGSTGHTTMGTRWTKWVIAKPLLTVLAVAGILVTLALPATDMRLALPDNGSAPQASTERKAYDTISDEFGPGYNGPLLVLAETENGTAAASARAGAQVARKLQTLKNVKAVLPPQPTSDPAQSVITVLPASGPDSVRTGQLVRDIREAAPDLRETTGASVAVTGTTAVNIDVSNRLSDSLLPFVAIVVGLSLLLLMIVFRSLVIPVKAAVGFLLSVGASLGLVVAVFQWGWLADILDVPHSGPVVSFLPIILIGVLFGLAMDYEVFLVSGMREEWTHTGRARQSVVDGARHSVRVVTAAALIMFTVFAGFFPLDDSLIKPIAFALAVGVAIDAFAVRMTLVPAVLALAGRGAWWLPAWLDRILPDLDVEGTSLQKAPATDQKEPQLVS, from the coding sequence ATGGCCGTCCTGCTCCATCGGCTGGGCCTCAGCGCCTACCGGCACCGCAAGCTCGTCCTGGGCATATGGCTCTTCGTCCTGGCCGCGCTCATCACCTGCGTCAGCGTCTTCAGCGGCAAACTCGACGACCGCTTCGCGGTGCCCGGCACCGAGTCGCAGCGTGCGCTGGACAGCCTGAGCAAGACCCTCCCGGAAGCATCCGGCGCGAGTGCCCAGATCGTCTTCACCGCCCCCAAGGGCCACCAGGTCACCGAAGCCCGCTACGCCGCAGCCATCGCCCGGACCGTGACGGAGGCCGAGAAGGCTCCTCAGGTCGGCGAAGTCGTCGACCCGCGCGCCTCCGGCGCCGTCTCGGCCGACCGGACCACGGCGATCGTCCAGATCCAGTACCCCGTGCAGAACGCACAGGTCCGTGCCTCGTCGGTGGACGCGATCGAGAACGCGGCCGAGGCGGCGGAGCGGGACGGGCTGAAGACCTGGGTGGGCGGGTCCGTCTACAGCAGCAAAGGCGTCCACGTCGGCCCGTCGGAGATCATCGGCGTGGCCGTGGCCCTGCTCGTGCTCGTCATCACGTTCGGTTCAATGCTGGCCGCCGGCATGGCGCTGCTGCCCGCACTGATCGGCGTGGCGGTCGGCCTGGCCGGGCTGCTCGCTCTCACTCCCGCGGTCGGCATCTCGTCCACGGCCGTCACGCTCGCCCTCATGCTGGGCCTGGCCGTCGGCATCGACTACGTCCTGTTCATCCTCTCGCGCCACCGACAGCAGCTGGCCCGCGGCACCGACCCGAGGGAATCCATCGCGCTGGCCACCGGCACGGCCGGAAGCGCCGTGGTCTTCGCCGGCGCCACCGTGATCATCGCGCTCGCCGCGCTGAGCGTCATCGGCATCCCGTTCCTGACCACGATGGGTCTCGGGGCCGCCGGAGCCGTCCTCATCGCCGTTCTGGCCGCGATCACCCTCGTCCCCGCCGTCGCGGGATTCGCCGGCTCCCGTCTCACCCCCAGGCCCGGCAGCCGCACCGCCCGGCGGACCGCCGACACCGAAGGCTCCACCGGTCACACCACCATGGGCACCCGCTGGACCAAGTGGGTCATCGCCAAGCCGCTGCTGACAGTGCTGGCCGTGGCGGGCATCCTGGTGACCCTCGCCCTGCCCGCCACGGACATGCGCCTGGCTCTTCCCGACAACGGCTCCGCCCCCCAGGCCTCCACCGAGCGCAAGGCCTACGACACGATCAGCGACGAGTTCGGTCCCGGCTACAACGGCCCGCTCCTCGTACTGGCCGAGACCGAGAACGGCACGGCTGCCGCGAGCGCACGGGCCGGCGCTCAGGTCGCACGGAAGCTGCAGACCCTCAAGAACGTCAAGGCCGTCCTGCCACCCCAGCCCACCAGCGACCCGGCACAGAGCGTCATCACCGTCCTGCCCGCCTCCGGCCCGGACAGCGTCCGCACCGGCCAACTCGTCCGTGACATCCGCGAGGCCGCGCCCGACCTCCGTGAAACCACCGGTGCCTCCGTCGCGGTCACCGGCACCACCGCCGTCAACATCGACGTCTCCAACCGACTCAGCGACTCGCTGCTGCCCTTCGTCGCCATCGTCGTCGGCCTCAGCCTGCTCCTGCTGATGATCGTCTTCCGGTCACTGGTCATCCCGGTCAAGGCCGCCGTCGGCTTCCTGCTCTCGGTGGGCGCCTCGCTCGGGCTGGTCGTCGCCGTCTTCCAGTGGGGCTGGCTGGCCGACATCCTGGACGTGCCCCACAGCGGCCCGGTCGTCAGCTTCCTGCCGATCATCCTGATCGGCGTGCTCTTCGGACTGGCCATGGACTACGAGGTGTTCCTCGTGTCCGGGATGCGCGAGGAATGGACCCACACCGGCCGGGCCCGCCAGTCGGTCGTCGACGGCGCCCGCCACAGCGTGCGGGTCGTCACCGCGGCCGCACTGATCATGTTCACCGTCTTCGCCGGGTTCTTCCCCCTGGACGACTCCCTGATCAAACCCATCGCGTTCGCCCTGGCCGTCGGCGTGGCCATCGACGCCTTCGCCGTGCGCATGACGCTCGTACCCGCGGTGCTCGCCCTCGCCGGGCGGGGCGCCTGGTGGCTGCCGGCCTGGCTGGACAGGATCCTGCCCGACCTCGACGTCGAAGGGACCAGCCTGCAGAAGGCTCCGGCGACGGACCAGAAGGAACCCCAGCTCGTTTCCTGA
- a CDS encoding TetR/AcrR family transcriptional regulator gives MAHVSAAERRPQLIKAAIDFMTREGVAAGSTRAIAAELGVAQATVHYTFGTKEGLYRAVMEQLTQDLITQVEQAAPADAGFEETAATLASALWSTVRAQPASHQLLAELTHFALRTPALNEALESHYRRVIEVTARLVTEAAERTGRPLAQPAETIARFFLAGFDGLTTQRLSLPDEEAEHTCLQAFVSAVVAMAGGRLDLVSVPAS, from the coding sequence ATGGCTCACGTTTCCGCGGCCGAGCGCCGCCCTCAGCTGATCAAAGCGGCCATCGACTTCATGACGAGGGAAGGGGTCGCGGCCGGGAGCACCCGCGCCATCGCCGCGGAGCTGGGGGTGGCCCAGGCCACGGTGCACTACACCTTCGGCACGAAGGAAGGGCTGTACCGCGCCGTCATGGAGCAGCTCACCCAGGATCTGATCACCCAGGTGGAGCAGGCCGCCCCGGCCGACGCCGGATTCGAGGAGACGGCCGCCACGCTGGCCTCCGCACTGTGGAGCACGGTGCGTGCGCAGCCCGCCAGCCATCAACTCCTCGCGGAACTGACCCACTTCGCGCTCCGCACCCCCGCGCTGAACGAGGCCCTGGAGAGTCACTACCGCCGGGTGATCGAGGTGACGGCGAGGCTGGTGACCGAGGCGGCCGAACGCACCGGCCGGCCCCTCGCCCAGCCCGCGGAGACGATCGCGCGGTTCTTCCTGGCCGGCTTCGACGGGCTCACCACGCAACGCCTGTCACTCCCCGACGAGGAGGCCGAGCACACCTGCCTCCAGGCCTTCGTGTCCGCGGTGGTGGCCATGGCCGGCGGTCGACTGGACCTGGTGTCCGTGCCGGCGAGCTGA
- a CDS encoding flavin-containing monooxygenase has protein sequence MKESQLDTCVIGAGPAGLAVARALAERNLPYTHLERHTAPGGIWDIDNPGSPMYESAHFISSKTLSGFGGFPMPDHFADYPPHRQILSYLRSFADTYGLTDRIETGVDVVSVEKNADGTWTVTRADGRESTHGQVVVCTGSQWHPNIPELPGEFSGEIRHTVGYRSAEELRGKRVLVVGAGNSGCDIACDAARTADHAVISMRRGYWFIPKHLFGRPVDTIANSGPHLPMWLAQRVFGALLRIINGDPTRLGLPKPDHKLFETHPAINSMLIHHLQHGDITAKPGIARTEGRTVHFTDGTSDDFDLVLLATGYVHKVPVAQRYFGDEQHPDLYLSSFSREHEGLFGIGFIETNSGAYQLFDSQAQLIAGYIHDARHRLPNAERFARMIRADRPDLTGGLRFVDSPRHTGYVDSGAFVKYLGKVAGEMGWRTEGQPPPVRSPRRAEVTA, from the coding sequence GTGAAGGAAAGCCAGTTGGATACGTGCGTGATCGGGGCGGGACCTGCCGGGCTGGCGGTCGCCAGGGCCCTGGCGGAGCGGAATCTGCCGTACACGCATCTGGAGCGGCACACCGCGCCCGGCGGTATCTGGGACATCGACAACCCCGGCAGCCCGATGTACGAGTCGGCCCATTTCATCTCCAGCAAAACCCTGTCGGGCTTCGGCGGCTTCCCGATGCCCGACCACTTCGCCGACTACCCGCCGCACCGGCAGATCCTGTCCTACCTGCGGTCCTTCGCCGACACCTACGGGCTGACGGACCGCATCGAGACCGGCGTCGACGTCGTGAGCGTGGAGAAGAACGCGGACGGCACGTGGACGGTCACCCGGGCCGACGGGCGGGAAAGCACGCACGGACAGGTCGTCGTGTGCACGGGCTCGCAGTGGCACCCCAACATCCCCGAACTGCCGGGGGAGTTCAGCGGGGAGATCCGGCACACCGTCGGCTATCGCAGCGCGGAGGAGCTGCGGGGCAAGCGCGTCCTGGTCGTGGGCGCGGGGAACTCCGGCTGCGACATAGCCTGCGACGCGGCCCGGACCGCGGACCACGCGGTGATCAGCATGCGGCGCGGGTACTGGTTCATCCCCAAGCACCTGTTCGGCCGGCCGGTGGACACCATCGCCAACAGCGGGCCCCACCTGCCGATGTGGCTGGCGCAGCGGGTCTTCGGCGCTCTCCTGCGGATCATCAACGGCGACCCGACGCGGCTGGGGCTGCCGAAGCCGGACCACAAGCTGTTCGAGACCCACCCGGCCATCAACTCCATGCTGATCCACCACCTCCAGCACGGGGACATCACCGCCAAACCCGGGATCGCCCGCACCGAGGGCAGGACCGTCCACTTCACCGACGGCACGAGCGACGACTTCGATCTCGTCCTGCTGGCCACGGGCTACGTCCACAAAGTGCCGGTCGCACAGCGGTACTTCGGCGACGAGCAGCATCCGGACCTGTATCTGTCGTCGTTCTCGCGCGAACACGAGGGCCTGTTCGGCATCGGTTTCATCGAGACCAACTCCGGTGCGTACCAGCTCTTCGACTCCCAGGCGCAGTTGATCGCCGGGTACATCCACGACGCGCGGCACCGGCTGCCGAACGCGGAGCGGTTCGCCCGCATGATCCGCGCCGACCGCCCGGACCTGACCGGCGGGCTGAGATTCGTCGACTCACCCCGCCACACCGGCTACGTCGACAGTGGGGCCTTCGTGAAGTACCTGGGCAAGGTCGCGGGCGAGATGGGCTGGCGCACCGAGGGCCAGCCGCCGCCCGTGCGGTCCCCGCGGCGCGCGGAGGTGACGGCATGA